The Deinococcus reticulitermitis DNA segment AAAAATAACCAGCGATTTGTATCATCACTAGCGCCATTCCATCTTTTAGAATGCCTTTCAACATTAATAAGCGCCCTTCCCCAGCAACACAACACTCAGGAGTTGCACCTGCATAATGGCAGAGAAGCGCTCCCAGCCGGGAGAATCTGGGAGTGTCTACGTCACAGATTCCGGGGGAGCGCGTCCGCATTCTGGCAGATGAGTTCCTCGCCATCCCCGCCACGCCCTACCAGCAGCGCAGCCTCGGGGCTGCGCTCGCTCTGTTCCTCGACACGGCCACCAAAACGGCACTCCACCGGGCTGAACTCGTCAGCAAGAGTGCGCTCAGTCGTCTTCTCAACGAGTACACCTGGGACACCGCCCAGGGCTGGACGGTGCTGCAACATGCTCAATGGGATGCCTTGCTGTCGGCTGCTCGTCGACGACATCGTCCCCTTCTGCGGCTGAGTGTCGACCTGACCAGCATCGAAAAGAAGGGCAGCACGCTGCCCTTCGTCCGCGTCTACAACGAAGTCCATGGTATCCATCTGGTCGTGTTGTTCGCGGAATACGGTGCAGTGAAGGTCCCCGTGGGCTACCGGGTGTACAAGGGGAAAGGAACCGCAACACCGGCCACCCTCGCCCGTGAGCTTCTCCGAACGGTTCCAGACCGCATCAGACGTCGCTTCCGGATTCGCGTCCTGGCGGACAGCGGCTTTGAAGCCGCTGCTTTTCTGGATGAGGTGAGGCAACTGGGTTTCGAGTTTGTGGTGGGCGTGCGGTCAACCCGGAAGACGCTGCATCCTGGCGAGGTGACCGTGGCTGATTGTCCGCATGGGGGGTATGTCGAATTGAAGAACTGGCCCTATGACACCTTGGTTCTCGGGCGTGTCGACCGTGGCGACCGAGTGTTTCATGCGGTTTCCTCAGAGTTGCTGGAAGGCGATGAAGTCGTAGCCGAGGGGAAGGCCCGCTGGAACGAGGAGTCCTTTTTTAAGGAGGGCAAGCACCAGTTTGGTCTGGCGCAGTTCGCGTTGCGAACTGCACTGGGCTTGGATCGCTGGGTGTTGCTGGTGTTCCTC contains these protein-coding regions:
- a CDS encoding transposase, translating into MSTSQIPGERVRILADEFLAIPATPYQQRSLGAALALFLDTATKTALHRAELVSKSALSRLLNEYTWDTAQGWTVLQHAQWDALLSAARRRHRPLLRLSVDLTSIEKKGSTLPFVRVYNEVHGIHLVVLFAEYGAVKVPVGYRVYKGKGTATPATLARELLRTVPDRIRRRFRIRVLADSGFEAAAFLDEVRQLGFEFVVGVRSTRKTLHPGEVTVADCPHGGYVELKNWPYDTLVLGRVDRGDRVFHAVSSELLEGDEVVAEGKARWNEESFFKEGKHQFGLAQFALRTALGLDRWVLLVFLAWTLAILHREMGMTLEACAALALMTVMPGVYLNRLLRTFSKNEEFLRQHGYSLRYARCNS